Within the Deltaproteobacteria bacterium genome, the region GCGGTCGCCCCGGCGGACCAGCGAGGATAGCGGGAGGGCGCCTGCCGGCCGGGCGATCCGACGCCCGATGTGCCCATCTTCCGACGGGGGAAGCAGCGGGGGCTTCGCCGTGAGGAGGTCCGCCCGGGGGAAGAACCCGGCAGGGAGCGGCAGGGACCCTCGCCCGTAATGGAAGACGACGTGGGGTTCCTTCATTGCCGCCCCTGGAGGGTCAGGGGAAGCTCCAGGTTGTTCTCCGCGAGCAGCGTCGCGTCGGAGAGGATTTCCGGCGCGGGGCCGTCGGCGACGATCGTACCGTCCCGGATCACGAGGCATCGGGCGCAGACGTCGAGGATGAGGTCGAGGTCGTGCGAGGCGACGATCTTGGAGTGCGCGAAGGAGTTGAGCAAACCGATGACGGAACGCCGCGACTTCGGGTCGAGGCTGGCGGCCGGTTCGTCCATGACGAGGATATCGGGCTGCATCGCGATGACCGTGGCGATCGCCACGGCGCTTTTCTCCCCCCCCGAGAGATGGTGGGGCGGCTTGTCGACGAGCGCGAGGGCGTTCACCCGCCGAAGCGCCTCGTGTACCCGTTCCCGGACCCGGTCGGGCGGCAGCCCGAGGTTCAGGGGGCCGAAGGCGACGTCGTCGAAGACGGTCGGCATGAAGAGCTGGTCGTCGGGGTTCTGGAAAACGACGCCGACCTTCC harbors:
- a CDS encoding energy-coupling factor ABC transporter ATP-binding protein, giving the protein MSHHLLEFKDVRFRYPDGTEALKGVSFLITHGESVGIVGANGAGKSTLLLHMNGHLLPTSGSVTVGDVPLRKETRPEIRRKVGVVFQNPDDQLFMPTVFDDVAFGPLNLGLPPDRVRERVHEALRRVNALALVDKPPHHLSGGEKSAVAIATVIAMQPDILVMDEPAASLDPKSRRSVIGLLNSFAHSKIVASHDLDLILDVCARCLVIRDGTIVADGPAPEILSDATLLAENNLELPLTLQGRQ